The following proteins are co-located in the Streptomyces sp. DT2A-34 genome:
- a CDS encoding PASTA domain-containing protein, with protein MALRVFMHRAGKSAIRKITVLLVFVLVLSGCDRDAPLAAVRAVASGVPSLAPFFDESQGLGRDQQVRAQTAHGGLQQGDTPGLYGGSKQPTICDVVRLKGFLTAPANARKAQAWAAALSITTDEIPDYLDRLTPVLLRHDTLVKNHDYKKGKAAPFNALLQTGIAILVDAEGLPAVKCSCGNPLRPFEGDTTRIKVEFDDRNEEWKGYEKASVVAVRPAEREVERLALVDVHEPDRGINRPVGTTGEDDTAFDTRERRSVPDLAGTTVGQASRQLAGKGLAVAYDGGGLPPDDARVTASDPPAGTELRFGEYVKLSVAGGSASGDSSGGTSTPPGSGTPPQPPKDPSTSTPPPSTSSPSTSTPPPSSSEPGSGPPSSGPPSSAPPSSNPPPTSTPPPSTKDPASGSPPPPVTGSPPQTTISPPTGAPVTSSAPPPETSVPATTDPATGAPSTGEPASPTNA; from the coding sequence ATGGCGCTTCGCGTTTTCATGCACAGGGCCGGGAAATCGGCGATTCGGAAGATCACCGTCCTGTTGGTCTTCGTTCTGGTGCTCAGTGGGTGCGACAGGGACGCACCGTTGGCAGCGGTGAGGGCGGTGGCCTCGGGCGTTCCGTCGCTCGCGCCGTTCTTCGACGAGAGCCAGGGGCTGGGGCGGGACCAGCAGGTCAGGGCCCAGACGGCGCACGGCGGTCTGCAGCAGGGCGACACTCCTGGTCTGTACGGGGGTTCCAAGCAGCCGACGATCTGTGACGTCGTACGGCTCAAGGGGTTCCTCACCGCTCCCGCCAACGCGCGGAAGGCACAGGCGTGGGCAGCGGCGCTCTCGATCACCACCGACGAGATTCCGGATTATCTGGATCGCCTCACGCCCGTACTCCTGCGTCACGACACTCTCGTGAAGAACCACGACTACAAAAAGGGCAAGGCCGCCCCCTTCAACGCGCTGCTTCAGACGGGAATCGCGATTCTCGTCGATGCGGAAGGTCTTCCCGCCGTGAAGTGTTCGTGCGGAAATCCGCTGCGGCCCTTCGAGGGTGACACGACCCGGATAAAGGTCGAATTCGACGACCGCAACGAGGAGTGGAAGGGGTACGAAAAGGCGTCCGTGGTGGCCGTGCGGCCCGCCGAGCGGGAAGTGGAGCGGCTCGCTCTCGTCGACGTCCATGAACCGGACCGGGGCATCAACCGTCCCGTCGGCACCACGGGCGAGGACGACACCGCCTTCGACACGCGCGAGCGGCGCTCGGTGCCCGACCTCGCCGGGACGACGGTCGGGCAGGCCAGTCGGCAACTGGCGGGCAAGGGGCTCGCGGTCGCATACGACGGCGGGGGGCTGCCGCCGGACGACGCCCGGGTCACGGCGTCGGATCCGCCGGCCGGGACCGAGCTGCGGTTCGGGGAGTACGTGAAGTTGAGCGTGGCCGGGGGCAGCGCTTCCGGTGACTCGTCCGGTGGGACGTCCACTCCCCCGGGCTCGGGGACGCCGCCGCAGCCGCCGAAGGATCCGTCGACCTCGACGCCGCCGCCGTCCACGTCCTCGCCGTCCACCTCGACGCCGCCACCCTCGTCCTCCGAACCCGGCAGCGGGCCTCCGTCCTCGGGACCGCCGTCCTCCGCCCCGCCCTCCTCGAACCCGCCGCCCACCTCCACCCCGCCCCCGTCGACCAAGGACCCCGCGTCCGGCTCACCGCCCCCGCCCGTGACCGGCTCACCACCGCAAACCACCATCTCGCCCCCGACCGGCGCCCCGGTCACCAGCAGCGCCCCGCCGCCCGAGACAAGCGTGCCCGCCACGACCGATCCGGCGACCGGCGCCCCGTCCACCGGCGAGCCCGCCTCGCCCACGAACGCATAG
- a CDS encoding cytochrome c oxidase assembly protein, translating to MDHSGHGMMMDLPPFTLGRGLQWSADPFFLVACLVGLALYAWGVVRLRRRGDSWSVGRTVSYVAGVLSVMLVMCTGLNDYGMVMFSVHMVQHMVISMLSPILILLGAPITLALRALPPAARGRKGPRELLLALLHSRYMRIITHPAFTIPLFIASLYALYFTPLFDFLMGSKTGHIAMMVHFLAVGVVFFWPIIGVDPGPRRPGYLLRMLELFAGMPFHAFFGIALMMASEPMVETFKNPPASLGIEALSDQNAAGGIAWAFSEIPSVLVLIALLFQWYGSEQRQAKRQDRAADRDGDKELEAYNAYLASLNARGN from the coding sequence ATGGATCACAGCGGGCACGGCATGATGATGGATCTGCCGCCGTTCACGCTGGGGCGGGGTCTTCAGTGGTCGGCCGACCCGTTCTTCCTCGTCGCCTGCCTGGTGGGGCTCGCGCTGTATGCGTGGGGGGTCGTGCGGTTGCGGCGGCGTGGGGACTCGTGGTCCGTCGGGCGGACCGTCTCGTATGTCGCCGGGGTCCTGTCCGTGATGCTCGTCATGTGCACCGGGCTGAACGACTACGGCATGGTCATGTTCAGCGTGCACATGGTGCAGCACATGGTGATCAGCATGCTGTCGCCGATCCTGATCCTGCTCGGCGCCCCGATCACGCTGGCCTTGCGGGCGCTGCCGCCGGCGGCGCGGGGGCGCAAGGGGCCGCGGGAGTTGTTGCTGGCCCTTCTGCACAGCCGGTACATGCGGATCATCACGCATCCGGCGTTCACGATTCCGCTGTTCATCGCCAGCCTCTACGCGCTGTACTTCACCCCGCTCTTCGATTTCCTGATGGGATCCAAGACGGGGCACATCGCGATGATGGTGCACTTCCTCGCCGTGGGTGTGGTGTTCTTCTGGCCGATCATCGGCGTGGATCCCGGTCCGCGTCGGCCGGGGTATCTGCTGCGGATGCTGGAGTTGTTCGCGGGTATGCCGTTCCACGCGTTCTTCGGTATCGCGTTGATGATGGCGTCGGAGCCGATGGTCGAGACGTTCAAGAACCCGCCCGCCTCGCTGGGCATCGAAGCGCTCTCCGACCAGAACGCGGCCGGTGGCATCGCCTGGGCGTTCAGTGAGATTCCGTCCGTGCTGGTGCTGATCGCGCTGCTGTTCCAGTGGTACGGCTCGGAGCAGCGGCAGGCCAAGCGCCAGGACCGGGCCGCCGACCGGGACGGCGACAAGGAACTCGAGGCGTACAACGCCTATTTGGCCTCATTGAACGCACGCGGAAACTGA
- a CDS encoding sensor histidine kinase, whose protein sequence is MSGFIAGLCVAILPLLAAGFWLGRRTTRPENLGDLGTPVEHATFETLHTASLAAPPLRAGLTEETARKSARRLRSLLGTDALCLTDQKDVLVWDGVGGHHRTQIMELLAGPLESGRGEAFPLTCDTPDCPVRWAVVAPLTVDDRVHGALVACAPRESAVLARAAGEVARWVSVQLELADLDQSRTRLIEAEIKALRAQISPHFIFNSLAVIASFVRTDPERARELLLEFADFTRYSFRRHGDFTTLADELHAIDHYLALVRARFGDRLSVTLQIAPEVLPVALPFLCLQPLVENAVKHGLEGKAHKCRIQITAQDAGAEALVVIEDDGAGMDPALLRRILAGEVSPSGGIGLSNVDDRLRQVYGDDYGLVIETALGAGMKITARLPKYQPGVHSAGRLTRE, encoded by the coding sequence ATGAGCGGATTCATCGCGGGCCTGTGCGTGGCGATCCTGCCGCTGCTCGCCGCCGGCTTCTGGCTCGGCCGGCGCACCACCCGCCCCGAGAACCTCGGCGACCTCGGCACCCCCGTCGAACACGCCACCTTCGAGACCCTGCACACCGCCTCCCTCGCCGCACCCCCGCTGCGGGCCGGCCTCACCGAGGAGACCGCTCGCAAGTCGGCCCGCAGGCTCCGCTCACTGCTCGGCACGGACGCGCTGTGCCTGACCGACCAGAAGGACGTGCTGGTCTGGGACGGGGTGGGCGGACATCACCGTACGCAGATCATGGAACTCCTCGCCGGCCCCCTGGAGTCGGGCCGCGGCGAGGCCTTCCCGCTCACCTGCGACACCCCCGACTGCCCGGTGCGCTGGGCGGTCGTCGCCCCGCTCACCGTCGACGACCGGGTCCACGGCGCGCTCGTCGCCTGCGCGCCCCGTGAGTCGGCGGTGCTCGCGCGGGCGGCCGGCGAGGTGGCCCGCTGGGTCTCCGTCCAGCTGGAACTGGCCGACCTCGACCAGTCCCGCACCCGTCTGATCGAGGCCGAGATCAAGGCCCTGCGCGCCCAGATCTCCCCGCACTTCATCTTCAACTCGCTCGCGGTGATCGCCAGCTTCGTCCGCACCGACCCCGAGCGCGCCCGCGAACTGCTCCTGGAATTCGCCGACTTCACCCGCTACTCGTTCCGCAGGCACGGCGACTTCACCACCCTCGCCGACGAACTCCACGCCATCGACCACTACTTGGCGCTGGTCCGGGCGCGCTTCGGCGACCGCCTGTCGGTCACCCTCCAGATCGCCCCGGAGGTGCTGCCGGTGGCCCTGCCCTTCCTCTGCCTCCAGCCGCTCGTCGAGAACGCCGTCAAGCACGGCCTGGAGGGCAAGGCCCACAAGTGCCGCATCCAGATCACCGCGCAGGACGCCGGCGCCGAAGCCCTCGTCGTGATCGAGGACGACGGCGCCGGAATGGACCCCGCCCTGCTGCGCCGCATCCTCGCCGGCGAGGTCAGCCCGTCGGGTGGCATCGGGCTGTCCAACGTCGACGACCGGCTCCGGCAGGTGTACGGCGACGACTACGGCCTCGTCATCGAGACCGCCCTGGGAGCGGGCATGAAAATCACCGCCCGGCTGCCGAAGTACCAGCCGGGCGTGCACTCCGCAGGACGGCTCACCCGGGAGTGA
- a CDS encoding cation acetate symporter: MNSSYAVPAVALVVLATVLVGAFGLRISRTTSDFYVASRTVGPRLNAAAISGEYLSAASFLGIAGLVLVQGPDMLWYPVGYTAGYLVLLLFVAAPLRRSGAYTLPDFAEARLSSPAVRRLAGAFVVGTGWLYLLPQLQGAGLTLTVLTGAPDWLGGVIVAVVVVAIVAAGGMRSITFVQAFQYWLKLTALLVPALFLILAWQGDGAPRHAFDEPTTFREQSVVRVDGTLNLKLDRPLTVTVSGTIDGRSHDEKQLRLPAGTHHIEGGTRLTFAKGAEVPEPDRSANGGLSPSQAESRGERPLYATYGLILATFLGTMGLPHVVVRFYTSPHGVAARRTTVAVLGLIGAFYLLPPVYGALGRLYAPELTLAGDADAAALLLPDRMIGGLGGDLLGALVAGGAFAAFLSTASGLTMAVAGVLAQDVLPSRGVRHFRLGTVLAMAVPLAASALVGGLPVADAVGLAFAVSASSFCPLLVLGIWWRRLTPPGAAAGMLVGGGSALLAVAATMAGFPGSGALHALLAWPALWSVPLGFLTMILVSLATPGRVPAGTAAILARFHLPEELRAEVQA, encoded by the coding sequence GTGAACTCCAGCTACGCCGTCCCCGCCGTCGCCCTCGTCGTCCTCGCGACCGTCCTCGTCGGCGCCTTCGGCCTGCGCATCTCGCGCACCACCTCCGACTTCTACGTCGCCTCCCGCACCGTCGGCCCCCGCCTCAACGCGGCCGCGATCAGCGGCGAGTACCTCTCCGCCGCCTCCTTCCTCGGCATCGCGGGCCTGGTCCTCGTACAGGGCCCGGACATGCTCTGGTACCCGGTCGGCTACACCGCCGGATACCTCGTCCTGCTGCTGTTCGTCGCGGCCCCGCTGCGCCGCTCCGGCGCCTACACCCTCCCCGACTTCGCCGAGGCCCGCCTGTCCTCCCCGGCGGTACGGCGGCTCGCGGGCGCCTTCGTCGTCGGCACCGGCTGGCTGTATCTGCTGCCCCAACTCCAGGGCGCCGGGCTGACGTTGACCGTGCTGACGGGCGCGCCCGACTGGCTCGGCGGAGTGATCGTCGCCGTCGTCGTGGTCGCCATCGTCGCCGCGGGCGGCATGCGCAGCATCACCTTCGTGCAGGCCTTCCAGTACTGGCTCAAACTCACCGCCCTGCTCGTCCCCGCCCTCTTCCTGATCCTCGCCTGGCAGGGTGACGGCGCCCCCCGCCACGCCTTCGACGAACCGACGACCTTCCGCGAACAGAGCGTCGTCCGCGTCGACGGCACCCTCAACCTCAAGCTGGACCGCCCCCTGACCGTCACCGTGAGCGGCACGATCGACGGCCGCAGCCACGACGAGAAGCAGCTCCGCCTCCCCGCCGGCACCCACCACATCGAGGGCGGCACCCGCCTGACCTTCGCCAAGGGCGCCGAGGTCCCCGAACCCGACCGCTCGGCCAACGGTGGCCTGTCCCCCTCGCAGGCCGAGAGCCGCGGCGAACGCCCGCTGTACGCCACGTACGGCCTGATCCTCGCCACCTTCCTCGGCACCATGGGCCTGCCGCACGTCGTCGTCCGCTTCTACACCAGCCCGCACGGCGTCGCCGCCCGCCGCACCACCGTCGCCGTGCTCGGCCTGATCGGCGCCTTCTACCTGCTGCCCCCGGTCTACGGCGCCCTCGGCCGCCTCTACGCCCCCGAACTCACCCTCGCCGGCGACGCGGACGCCGCAGCCCTCCTCCTGCCCGACCGCATGATCGGCGGCCTGGGCGGCGACCTGCTCGGCGCACTGGTCGCGGGCGGCGCCTTCGCCGCGTTCCTGTCCACGGCATCGGGCCTGACCATGGCCGTCGCGGGCGTCCTCGCCCAGGACGTGCTCCCGTCCCGGGGCGTACGGCACTTCCGGCTCGGCACGGTCCTCGCCATGGCCGTCCCGCTCGCCGCGAGCGCCCTGGTCGGCGGGCTCCCGGTCGCCGACGCGGTGGGCCTGGCCTTCGCGGTCTCCGCGTCGTCGTTCTGCCCGCTGCTCGTCCTCGGCATCTGGTGGCGGCGGCTCACCCCGCCCGGCGCGGCGGCCGGGATGCTGGTGGGCGGCGGCTCGGCGCTGCTCGCCGTCGCGGCGACGATGGCGGGCTTCCCCGGCTCCGGGGCGCTGCACGCGCTGCTGGCCTGGCCCGCGCTCTGGTCGGTGCCGCTGGGCTTCCTCACGATGATCCTGGTGTCCCTGGCCACCCCGGGCCGGGTGCCGGCCGGCACGGCGGCGATCCTGGCGCGGTTCCATCTGCCGGAGGAGCTGCGGGCGGAGGTGCAGGCATGA
- a CDS encoding LytTR family DNA-binding domain-containing protein, producing the protein MLRALAVDDERPSLEELLYLLNADPRIGSAEGAGDATEALRRINRALESGPAGPEAIDVVFLDINMPGLDGLDLARLLTGFAKPPLVVFVTAHEDFAVQAFDLKAVDYVLKPVRKERLAEAVRRAVELRAAELRDAAAPRIPVSEPDPDHIPVELGGVTRFVSVDDITHVEAQGDYARLHTDKGSHLVRIPLSTLEERWRSRGFVRIHRRHLVALRHIGELRLDAGTVSVLVGTEELQVSRRHARELRDLLMRRP; encoded by the coding sequence ATGCTGCGCGCCCTCGCTGTCGACGACGAACGACCCTCGCTGGAGGAACTGCTCTACCTCCTGAACGCCGACCCCCGCATCGGCAGCGCGGAGGGCGCGGGCGACGCGACCGAGGCGCTGCGCCGGATCAACCGCGCTCTCGAGTCGGGACCCGCCGGGCCCGAGGCGATCGACGTGGTCTTCCTCGACATCAACATGCCCGGCCTGGACGGGCTGGACCTGGCCCGGCTGCTGACCGGGTTCGCCAAGCCGCCGCTGGTCGTGTTCGTCACCGCCCACGAGGACTTCGCCGTGCAGGCCTTCGACCTCAAGGCCGTCGACTACGTCCTCAAGCCCGTCCGCAAGGAGCGACTGGCGGAGGCGGTCCGTCGCGCCGTCGAACTGCGCGCCGCCGAGCTCCGCGACGCCGCCGCCCCCCGCATACCCGTGAGCGAGCCCGACCCCGACCACATACCCGTCGAGCTCGGCGGCGTGACCCGCTTCGTCTCCGTCGACGACATCACCCACGTCGAGGCCCAGGGCGACTACGCCCGACTGCACACCGACAAGGGCAGCCACCTCGTCCGCATCCCCCTGTCGACCCTGGAGGAGCGCTGGCGCTCCCGCGGCTTCGTCCGCATCCACCGCCGTCATCTCGTCGCCCTGCGCCACATCGGCGAACTCCGGCTGGACGCCGGCACCGTCAGCGTGCTGGTCGGCACCGAGGAACTCCAGGTCAGCCGCCGGCACGCGCGCGAGCTGCGGGACCTGCTCATGAGGAGGCCGTGA
- a CDS encoding 6-phosphofructokinase has translation MRIGVLTSGGDCPGLNAVIRSVVHRAVVDHGDEVIGFRDGWKGLLECDYLKLDLDAVGGILARGGTILGSSRVQPSHLRDGVERAKGHVEELGLDAIIPIGGEGTLKAARLMSDSGLPVVGVPKTIDNDIAVTDVTFGFDTAVGVATEALDRLKTTAESHQRVLVVEVMGRHTGWIALHSGMAAGAHAIVVPERPFDIEELAKRVGERFEAGKRFAIVVAAEGAKPRPGSMDFDEGGKDIYGHERFAGIARQLSIELEQRLGKEARPVILGHVQRGGTPTAYDRVLATRFGWHAVEAVHRGEFGHMTALRGTDIVMVPLAEAVETLKTVPVERYEEAECVL, from the coding sequence ATGCGCATTGGTGTCCTCACGTCCGGCGGCGACTGCCCCGGCCTGAACGCCGTCATCCGGTCCGTCGTGCACCGCGCCGTCGTCGACCACGGCGACGAGGTCATCGGCTTCCGGGACGGCTGGAAAGGCCTCCTGGAGTGCGACTACCTCAAGCTCGACCTCGACGCGGTGGGTGGCATCCTCGCCCGCGGCGGCACGATCCTCGGTTCCTCCCGGGTCCAGCCCTCCCATCTGCGGGACGGTGTGGAGCGGGCCAAGGGCCATGTCGAGGAGCTCGGCCTCGACGCGATCATCCCGATCGGCGGTGAGGGCACGCTGAAGGCGGCCCGGCTGATGTCGGACAGCGGTCTGCCCGTGGTGGGTGTGCCGAAGACCATCGACAACGACATCGCGGTCACGGACGTCACCTTCGGTTTCGACACGGCCGTCGGTGTGGCCACCGAGGCCCTGGACCGGCTCAAGACCACCGCCGAGTCCCACCAGCGGGTACTGGTCGTCGAGGTCATGGGGCGGCACACCGGCTGGATCGCGCTGCACTCCGGCATGGCGGCCGGCGCGCACGCCATCGTCGTACCGGAACGCCCCTTCGACATCGAGGAGTTGGCGAAGCGGGTCGGCGAGCGGTTCGAGGCGGGTAAGCGCTTCGCGATCGTCGTGGCGGCCGAGGGGGCGAAGCCGCGGCCCGGCTCCATGGACTTCGACGAGGGCGGCAAGGACATCTACGGCCACGAGCGGTTCGCCGGGATCGCGCGCCAGCTGTCGATCGAGTTGGAGCAGCGGCTGGGCAAGGAGGCACGGCCGGTGATCCTGGGGCATGTGCAGCGTGGTGGTACGCCGACCGCGTACGACCGGGTGCTGGCGACTCGGTTCGGGTGGCATGCGGTGGAGGCCGTACACCGGGGCGAGTTCGGTCACATGACCGCGCTGCGGGGGACGGATATCGTGATGGTGCCGCTCGCGGAGGCCGTGGAGACGCTGAAGACGGTTCCCGTGGAGCGGTACGAAGAGGCCGAGTGCGTCCTCTAG
- the ddaH gene encoding dimethylargininase encodes MPDSRVPRRRRYLVCEPRHFAVQYAINPWMRPDAPVDVDLAQAQWQALISAYRTHGHTVDTVEPAPGLPDMVFAANSAVVVGGRVFGSLFHAPERRPESTHYDTWFKTAGYDVYRPESVCEGEGDLVWTGRYVLAGTGFRTTREAHREVQEFFGHPVISLTLVDPRFYHLDTALFVLDDDNIAYYPEAFSPGSREVLARLYPDAVLATRDDAMAFGLNSVSDGRNVFIAPQAEALTSALADRGYVPVPVDLSEFRKAGGGIKCCTQEIR; translated from the coding sequence GTGCCCGACTCCCGTGTGCCGCGCCGGCGGCGGTATCTCGTCTGCGAACCCAGACACTTCGCCGTGCAGTACGCGATCAACCCCTGGATGCGACCCGACGCCCCCGTCGACGTCGATCTCGCCCAGGCTCAGTGGCAGGCGCTGATCAGCGCCTACCGCACCCACGGCCACACCGTCGACACGGTGGAGCCCGCCCCCGGCCTGCCGGACATGGTCTTCGCCGCGAACTCGGCGGTCGTCGTGGGCGGCCGTGTCTTCGGCTCCCTCTTCCACGCGCCGGAGCGGCGCCCCGAGTCCACGCACTACGACACCTGGTTCAAGACGGCGGGCTACGACGTGTACCGCCCCGAGTCCGTCTGCGAGGGCGAGGGCGACCTGGTCTGGACGGGCCGGTATGTGCTGGCCGGCACCGGATTCCGTACGACCCGCGAGGCCCACCGCGAGGTGCAGGAGTTCTTCGGCCATCCGGTGATCAGCCTGACGCTGGTGGACCCGCGCTTCTACCACCTGGACACGGCGCTGTTCGTCCTCGACGACGACAACATCGCGTACTACCCGGAGGCGTTCTCGCCGGGCAGCCGTGAGGTGCTCGCTCGGCTGTACCCGGACGCGGTGCTCGCCACCCGCGACGACGCGATGGCGTTCGGGCTGAACTCCGTGTCCGACGGACGCAACGTCTTCATCGCGCCCCAGGCCGAGGCGCTCACCTCCGCCCTCGCCGACCGCGGCTATGTCCCCGTCCCCGTCGACCTGTCGGAGTTCCGCAAGGCCGGCGGCGGCATCAAGTGCTGCACTCAGGAGATCCGCTGA
- a CDS encoding serine/threonine-protein kinase encodes MPSGSSTSGVGRVIAGRYLLLNRLGSGGMGHVWLAHDQRLACEVALKEIVFRDPAEADEREARVARARAEARHAAGLRGHPHVVTVHDVLEHEGLPWIVMEYVAGAVNLRDLIEQRGPLAPAECARVGLAVLDALTAGHERGVMHRDVKPANILLAPDRSGAPYGRVLLTDYGISVQPDAGETRYTLASVLVGTSGYLAPERVTGGAPTPATDLFSLGCTLYYGVEGRAPFDRESHLAEITAVVMEEPRPAARAGALGPVLGALLEKDPERRMSAAEAEEALSRIVTPEVDAYARTQTDLGSQPHWGGAARPPGPTSDRPGGGQGFRPPAGHPGGPHGLASVAGQPGGPQGLLGSLPDQPGEPQVFVARPGARRRTRPRVLHAVLAGLLGLALAGAGVWYAMAQEPETGGTQGPYGAAVGLGDPLTGGDCVLADWPGTAPFQGTPRLSVDPSCGAKAPDGQVMAFVPAASAAEAREEGPAACEERTEEIRGRLADVRSFAVVPTQAGFEAAGRRTACLVLGAHGPVYGPLGEHRKAGAAFADTATMQRRDCLDVRSHREARLVSCEGPHDEQVLGFTRLGADVTLTEARTESDTACARELPPREYGFDPSVYTAGSWTSEGSWKNGTHFVVCTVRRQNGGTMEGDEP; translated from the coding sequence ATGCCTTCAGGATCATCGACGTCGGGAGTGGGCCGGGTCATCGCCGGCCGTTATCTGCTGCTGAACCGGCTGGGCAGCGGCGGTATGGGACATGTCTGGCTCGCCCACGACCAGAGACTCGCCTGCGAGGTCGCGCTCAAGGAGATCGTGTTCCGGGACCCGGCCGAGGCCGACGAGCGCGAGGCCCGGGTGGCCCGCGCCCGCGCCGAGGCCCGGCACGCGGCGGGGCTGCGCGGGCATCCGCATGTGGTGACCGTGCACGACGTGCTGGAGCACGAGGGGCTGCCGTGGATCGTCATGGAGTACGTGGCCGGCGCCGTCAACCTGCGCGACCTCATCGAACAGCGCGGCCCGCTCGCGCCCGCGGAGTGCGCCCGCGTCGGGCTCGCCGTACTCGACGCGCTGACCGCCGGACACGAGCGGGGCGTGATGCACCGGGACGTGAAACCGGCGAACATCCTGCTGGCACCGGACCGCAGCGGGGCACCGTACGGCCGGGTGCTGCTCACCGACTACGGCATCTCGGTGCAGCCGGACGCCGGGGAGACGCGGTACACGCTGGCGTCGGTGCTCGTGGGTACGTCGGGCTATCTGGCGCCGGAGCGGGTCACGGGCGGGGCGCCCACGCCGGCCACGGATCTGTTCTCGCTGGGCTGCACGCTGTACTACGGCGTCGAGGGCCGGGCTCCCTTCGACCGCGAGTCGCATCTGGCGGAGATCACGGCAGTGGTCATGGAGGAGCCCCGGCCGGCCGCGCGGGCCGGCGCCCTGGGCCCCGTCCTGGGGGCGCTGCTGGAGAAGGATCCGGAACGGCGGATGTCCGCGGCGGAGGCCGAGGAGGCGCTGTCGCGGATCGTCACGCCGGAGGTCGACGCGTACGCGCGGACCCAGACCGACCTCGGTTCGCAGCCGCACTGGGGTGGCGCGGCACGGCCGCCGGGGCCCACGTCGGATCGGCCCGGCGGCGGACAGGGTTTCCGTCCCCCGGCCGGGCACCCCGGGGGACCGCATGGCCTGGCCTCCGTGGCCGGGCAGCCCGGCGGCCCGCAGGGCCTCCTCGGCTCCCTGCCCGATCAGCCCGGCGAGCCGCAGGTGTTCGTCGCCCGGCCCGGTGCGCGGCGTCGTACCCGCCCCCGCGTCCTTCACGCGGTCCTCGCCGGACTCCTCGGGCTGGCGCTCGCCGGGGCCGGGGTCTGGTACGCCATGGCGCAGGAGCCCGAGACCGGCGGGACGCAGGGGCCGTACGGCGCCGCCGTCGGGCTCGGTGATCCGCTGACGGGCGGTGACTGCGTGCTCGCCGACTGGCCCGGCACGGCCCCCTTCCAGGGCACGCCGCGGCTGAGTGTGGATCCCAGCTGCGGGGCGAAGGCACCGGACGGGCAGGTGATGGCGTTCGTGCCGGCCGCGTCCGCCGCCGAGGCGCGCGAGGAGGGGCCGGCGGCGTGCGAGGAGCGCACGGAGGAGATCCGCGGGCGGCTCGCGGACGTCCGCAGCTTCGCCGTCGTACCGACTCAGGCGGGGTTCGAGGCGGCCGGGCGGCGCACCGCCTGTCTGGTGCTGGGCGCGCACGGGCCGGTGTACGGGCCGCTGGGCGAGCATCGGAAGGCGGGGGCGGCCTTCGCCGACACGGCGACCATGCAGCGGCGGGACTGTCTGGATGTCCGCTCCCACCGGGAGGCCCGCCTGGTTTCCTGCGAGGGCCCGCACGACGAGCAGGTGCTCGGATTCACCCGACTGGGCGCCGATGTCACGCTGACCGAGGCGCGCACCGAGTCGGACACGGCGTGCGCCCGGGAGCTGCCGCCACGCGAGTACGGCTTCGACCCTTCCGTGTACACGGCGGGCTCCTGGACGAGCGAGGGGTCCTGGAAGAACGGCACTCATTTCGTCGTCTGCACCGTCCGGAGGCAGAACGGGGGCACCATGGAGGGGGACGAACCATGA
- a CDS encoding Lrp/AsnC family transcriptional regulator, protein MNSGAASFDELDRKIITALMANARTSFAEIGTSVGLSATAVKRRVDRLRDTGVITGFTATVRPSALGWRTEAYVEVYCEGAAPPRRLAEVVRNHPEITAAMTVTGGADALLHVRARDVEHFEEVLERIRVEPFIRKTISVMVLSHLLPESPEAGASQPAPEQTSR, encoded by the coding sequence ATGAACAGCGGCGCGGCGTCCTTCGACGAACTCGACCGAAAGATCATCACCGCCCTCATGGCGAACGCCAGGACGAGCTTCGCCGAGATCGGCACGAGCGTCGGACTGTCCGCGACGGCGGTGAAGCGGCGCGTGGACCGGCTGCGCGACACGGGCGTGATCACCGGGTTCACCGCCACGGTCAGGCCGTCGGCGCTGGGCTGGCGTACGGAGGCGTACGTCGAGGTGTACTGCGAGGGCGCGGCCCCGCCGCGGCGGCTCGCGGAGGTGGTCCGCAACCATCCGGAGATCACCGCGGCGATGACGGTGACGGGCGGCGCGGACGCGTTGCTGCATGTGCGGGCGCGGGATGTGGAGCACTTCGAGGAGGTGCTGGAGCGGATCCGCGTCGAGCCGTTCATCCGGAAGACGATCAGCGTGATGGTGCTGTCCCATCTGCTCCCCGAGAGCCCCGAGGCGGGCGCGAGCCAGCCGGCGCCCGAGCAGACGTCCCGCTAA